A region from the Triticum aestivum cultivar Chinese Spring chromosome 3D, IWGSC CS RefSeq v2.1, whole genome shotgun sequence genome encodes:
- the LOC123074129 gene encoding transcription factor RAX2, whose protein sequence is MGRAPCCDRAAVKRGPWSPEEDDALRDYMQRHGNTGSWITLPNKAGLKRCGKSCRLRWLNYLRPDIRHGGFTDEEDTIIYSLYSQLGSKWSLIASQLERRTDNDVKNHWNTKLKKRLAAAAAAFSTRRSPPFMPLPAPAAAHAQPSPLLPLSVPTVKAEAYTYDDFLAPTAGLQDPFAAEGSSSASAALQDPFAAEGSSSASAALHDTLAAEGSTSASAASSGSNWSAVDNAGGFFVDFCAAGPDLAAADQFLGGFYYPLDPTLSLV, encoded by the exons ATGGGGAGGGCGCCGTGCTGCGACAGGGCGGCGGTGAAGCGGGGCccgtggtcgccggaggaggacgaCGCGCTGCGCGACTACATGCAGCGCCACGGCAACACCGGCAGCTGGATCACCCTCCCCAACAAAGCCG GGCTcaagaggtgcggcaagagctgcaGGCTGCGGTGGCTCAACTACCTCCGCCCGGACATCCGCCACGGCGGCTTCACCGACGAGGAGGACACCATCATCTACTCCCTCTACAGCCAGCTCGGCAGCAA ATGGTCGCTGATCGCGTCGCAGCTGGAGCGGAGGACGGACAACGACGTCAAGAACCACTGGAACACCAAGCTCAAGaagcgcctcgccgccgcagccgccgccttctccacccgACGCTCCCCGCCCTTCATGCCGCTGCCGGCGCCGGCCGCAGCGCAcgcgcagccgtcgccgctgctccCGCTCTCCGTGCCGACCGTGAAGGCCGAGGCGTACACCTACGACGACTTCTTGGCGCCGACCGCCGGGCTGCAGGACCCGTTCGCCGCGGAGGGCTCGTCTTCGGCCTCCGCCGCGCTCCAGGACCCGTTCGCCGCAGAGGGCTCGTCCTCGGCCTCCGCCGCGCTCCATGACACGCTCGCCGCCGAGGGCTCGACGTCGGCCTCCGCCGCGTCGTCGGGGTCCAACTGGTCGGCGGTCGACAACGCCGGCGGGTTCTTCGTGGACTTCTGCGCGGCCGGCCCCGACCTCGCTGCCGCGGACCAGTTCCTCGGCGGCTTCTACTACCCTCTCGACCCGACCCTGTCACTAGTGTAG